DNA from Xanthomonas hyacinthi:
GCTCGACCAGTTCCCAGCGCTCCAGCGCGGCCTGCAGCAAGGCGTCGCGCGAGGGGAAATGCCAGTAGAAGCTGCCCTTGGTCACGCCCAGGCGCCGCGCCAACGGTTCCACCGCCACCGCGTTGACGCCTTGCTCGGCGATCAGGTCCAGCGCGGCCTGCGCCCAATCCTCGGCGCTGAGCCGGTTGTTGCGGCCACCGCTCGGAGCGGCGGCATCGTCGGGGGAAGACACGGAAGCATTGTTCATCCGTCGATTTAACCATACGGGGCAGTCGATTGCAGTATGTGCCCCCCATGAATCGCACGCAAATGCCCGGCAGCATTGGCTTTTCGTTTCCATACTGCATCGTATTGACATCACTGACGACTCCTCCATACTAGCTCGTATGGTTTCCTCTCCTTCCAGCATGCCGACTGCTGCTGCCTCCGCCCTGCTCGCCGGCGCGGACGATATGCGGCTGGCGGCGACCGTCATGGCCTCCGGCGAGGCGGGCAGCGTGCTGTTCGCGCATGGCTTCGGGCAGACCCGGCATGCGTGGCTGGCCAGCGCCGCGGCGTTGCAGGCGCATGGCTACCGCAGCGTCGCCTACGACGCGCGCGGGCATGGCGACTCCGCGCGCAATCCTGCCGGCCTGGCGTACCGCGGCGAACAATTCACCGACGACCTGATCGTGGTCGCCGGCGAGATGGCGCCGGCGCCGGTGCTGGTGGCCGCCTCGATGGGCGGGCTGTTCGGGCTGATGGCCGAGGCGCGCTGGCCGAGCCTGTTCCGCGCGATGGTGCTGGTCGACATCACCCCGCGCTGGCAGCCGGCCGGGGTCGAACGCATCCTCGCCTTCATGACCGCGCATCCGCACGGCTTCGCCAGCCTGGACGACGCCGGCGATGCCATCGCCGCCTATCTGCCGCAGCGCTCGCGCAAATCCGCCGGTGCCTTGCGCAGCGTGCTGCGCCAGCACGACGACCGGCGCTGGTACTGGCACTGGGATCCGCGCCTGGTCGAGGAGCTGGCGCGCGACAGCGAACAGCACCAGGACACCATCGCCCAGGCCGCGCGCAACGTGCGCTGCCCGCTGCTGCTGATCAGCGGCGGGCGCAGCGACCTGGTCACGCCGCAGACGATATCCGAGTTCCTGTCGCTGGTGCCGCATGCGCAGCACGCGCAGCTGCCCGATGCCACGCATATGCTGGCCGGCGACGACAACGGCGCATTTACCGCCACTGTGTTGCACTATCTGGACGCACTGCCACCGGCTAGCGCCGGCGCACCGTCCGCCGTCACCGAGCACGTCCCCGGAGCAAGCCCATGAGCATCGTCGCCCCCTTCCTTGTGTTGTTGCTGGCAGGCGCCTTCGCCGCCTATCACCGCATGCGGCTCGCCGTCTGGGCCGCGCTGAGCGCCACGCTGCTGGTCGCGTGCCGGCTGTTCGGCGCCAGCCACACCGCCAGCATCGTCGCCGCGGTGCTGCTGGCGCTGGTCGCGGTGCCGCTGCTGCTGCCGTTCGTGCGCAAGCCGCTGCTCACCGCGCCAATGCTGAAGGTATTCCGCAAGGTGCTGCCGCCGCTGTCGCAGACAGAGCGGATCGCGCTGGAAACCGGTTCGGTCGGTTTCGAAGGCGAGCTGTTCACCGGCGACCCGGACTGGCAGAAGCTGCTCGACTACCCGAAGCCGCAGCTGACCGCCGAGGAGCAGGCCTTCCTCGACGGCCCGGTGGAAGAGCTGTGCCGGATGACCAACGACTGGGAAATCACCCACGTCCACGCCGACCTGCCGCCGGAGCTGTGGAGCTTCGTCAAGAAGCACAAGTTCTTCGGCATGATCATTCCGAAGGAATACGGCGGCCTGGGCTTCTCCGCGCTGGCCCACCACAAGGTGATCCAGAAGATCGCCTCGGTGTCGAGCGTGGTCAGCTCCACCGTCGGCGTGCCGAACTCGCTGGGCCCGGGCGAACTGCTGCTGCACTACGGCTCCAAGGAGCAGAAGGACTACTACCTGCCGCGCCTGGCGGTGGGCCAGGAAGTGCCGTGCTTCGGCCTGACCGGCCCGTTCGCCGGCTCCGACGCGACCTCGATCCCCGACTACGGCATCGTCTGCAAGGGCGAGTGGAACGGCGCCAACGTGCTCGGCGTCAAGCTGACCTTCGACAAGCGCTACATCACCCTGGCGCCGGTGGCGACGCTGGTCGGCCTGGCGTTCCGCATGTACGACCCGGACGGGCTGATCGGCGACACCAAGGACATCGGCATCACCCTGGCGCTGCTGCCGCGCGAGACCCCAGGCGTTGAAATCGGCCGCCGCCACTTCCCGCTGAACTCGCCGTTCCAGAACGGCCCGATCCACGGCCGCGAGGTGTTCATCCCGCTCAGCCAGCTGATCGGCGGCGTGGACATGGTCGGCAAGGGCTGGAACATGCTCAACGAGTGCCTGGCCGTGGGCCGCTCGATCACCCTGCCTTCCACCGCCAGCGGCGGCGCCAAGTACGGCGCCATCGTCACCGGCGCCTACGCGCGCATCCGCAAGCAGTTCGGCCTGTCGGTCGGCCGCTTCGAGGGCGTGGAAGAGGCGCTGGCGCGGATCGGCGGCAAGGCCTATGCGATCAGCGCGCTGTCGCAGGCCACCGCCGCGGCGGTGGACCGCGGCGACGTGCCGTCGGTGCCGTCGGCGATCGCCAAGTACCACTGCACCTCGATGAGCCGCGAAGTCATCAGCGACGTGATGGACGTGGTCGGCGGCAAGGGCATCATCCTCGGCCCGCGCAATTTCGCCGGCCGCAGCTGGCAGGCGGCGCCGATCGCAATCACCGTGGAAGGCGCCAACATCATGACCCGCAGCCTGCTGATCTTCGGCCAGGGCGCGATCCTGTGCCATCCGTGGGTGATGAAGGAAATGAAGGCCGCCGGCAATCCGGACCGCAAGGCCGGCGTCGACGAGTTCGACCGCAACCTGTTCGGCCACATCGGCTTTGCGATCTCCAACGCAGTGCGCTCGCTGTGGTTCGGCCTGACCGCCGCGCGCATCGGCGCCGCGCCTGGCGACGCCTACACCCGCCGCTTCTTCCGCAAGCTGGACCGCTACTCGGCGAACCTGGCATTGATGGCCGACGTGTCGATGCTGATGCTCGGCGGCAAGCTCAAGTTCAAGGAATCGCTGTCCGGGCGCCTGGGCGACGTGCTGAGCCACATCTACATGACCAGCGCGATGCTCAAGCGCTACCACGACGACGGCGCGCCGGCGACCGACCAGCCGCTGCTGGCGTGGGCGTTCCACGACAGCGTGCACAAGATCGAACTGGCGCTGTCGGCGGCGCTGCGCAACTTCCCGATCCGTCCGGTGGGCTGGCTGATGTGGGCGCTGATCTTCCCGTGGGGCCGCCGCGCCGAAGCCCCGGGCGACCGCCTGGGCCACCGCGTCGCGGCACTGCTGATGA
Protein-coding regions in this window:
- a CDS encoding acyl-CoA dehydrogenase; its protein translation is MSIVAPFLVLLLAGAFAAYHRMRLAVWAALSATLLVACRLFGASHTASIVAAVLLALVAVPLLLPFVRKPLLTAPMLKVFRKVLPPLSQTERIALETGSVGFEGELFTGDPDWQKLLDYPKPQLTAEEQAFLDGPVEELCRMTNDWEITHVHADLPPELWSFVKKHKFFGMIIPKEYGGLGFSALAHHKVIQKIASVSSVVSSTVGVPNSLGPGELLLHYGSKEQKDYYLPRLAVGQEVPCFGLTGPFAGSDATSIPDYGIVCKGEWNGANVLGVKLTFDKRYITLAPVATLVGLAFRMYDPDGLIGDTKDIGITLALLPRETPGVEIGRRHFPLNSPFQNGPIHGREVFIPLSQLIGGVDMVGKGWNMLNECLAVGRSITLPSTASGGAKYGAIVTGAYARIRKQFGLSVGRFEGVEEALARIGGKAYAISALSQATAAAVDRGDVPSVPSAIAKYHCTSMSREVISDVMDVVGGKGIILGPRNFAGRSWQAAPIAITVEGANIMTRSLLIFGQGAILCHPWVMKEMKAAGNPDRKAGVDEFDRNLFGHIGFAISNAVRSLWFGLTAARIGAAPGDAYTRRFFRKLDRYSANLALMADVSMLMLGGKLKFKESLSGRLGDVLSHIYMTSAMLKRYHDDGAPATDQPLLAWAFHDSVHKIELALSAALRNFPIRPVGWLMWALIFPWGRRAEAPGDRLGHRVAALLMTPNEARDRLGQGVFLTPCENNPGGRIASYLTKAVLAEPVERKFLKALKSKGIEALDFASQLDEAVREGVLSADERRQLEELREITMDTISVDDFDADELRSASYYQRAASGNDHSREAA
- a CDS encoding alpha/beta fold hydrolase, yielding MVSSPSSMPTAAASALLAGADDMRLAATVMASGEAGSVLFAHGFGQTRHAWLASAAALQAHGYRSVAYDARGHGDSARNPAGLAYRGEQFTDDLIVVAGEMAPAPVLVAASMGGLFGLMAEARWPSLFRAMVLVDITPRWQPAGVERILAFMTAHPHGFASLDDAGDAIAAYLPQRSRKSAGALRSVLRQHDDRRWYWHWDPRLVEELARDSEQHQDTIAQAARNVRCPLLLISGGRSDLVTPQTISEFLSLVPHAQHAQLPDATHMLAGDDNGAFTATVLHYLDALPPASAGAPSAVTEHVPGASP